A stretch of the Malus sylvestris chromosome 10, drMalSylv7.2, whole genome shotgun sequence genome encodes the following:
- the LOC126585464 gene encoding uncharacterized protein LOC126585464, which translates to MELFSKQNLKRGWALEDFQYYILFDVLEEFHAEEAIFMFRQLGSKDQQELIKKMLYRLKNWWQRQIEEDILNPHQFPEESEEDFRLRRFTKLYNTDTSPWDSFGIKEADKYLLNSGKQITEFPHAELWVGVSRIWFETLSADEQGEHIAVLTRKLLGDGAKGKLPGESEADFRVRRFKELFEKLEPDSQRYLLEHIRTTLRDDLDLPRLESAHFSDGRSLFDNEIVKFVNPNPREATTSAQGGATSSAQGGGGGGGQGTSSTTTSAQAS; encoded by the coding sequence ATGGAGCTATTTAGTAAACAAAATTTAAAGCGAGGTTGGGCTCTTGAAGATTTTCAATATTACATCTTGTTTGATGTACTAGAAGAATTCCATGCTGAAGAGGCGATTTTTATGTTCAGGCAACTAGGCTCCAAGGATCAACAAGAGCTGATTAAGAAAATGCTTTATCGTTTGAAGAACTGGTGGCAACGGCAAATCGAGGAGGATATCCTGAATCCTCATCAATTTCCCGAGGAAAGCGAGGAGGATTTCAGACTCAGAAGATTTACAAAGTTGTATAATACCGATACATCCCCTTGGGACAGTTTCGGCATAAAGGAAGCTGACAAGTACCTCCTGAACTCCGGCAAACAAATAACAGAGTTCCCTCATGCTGAACTTTGGGTTGGTGTATCGAGAATTTGGTTCGAAACGCTATCAGCAGACGAACAAGGAGAGCACATTGCAGTGCTCACCCGTAAATTATTAGGTGATGGAGCTAAAGGGAAACTGCCAGGCGAGAGTGAGGCGGATTTCCGAGTCAGAAGATTCAAAGAGCTGTTTGAGAAACTAGAGCCTGATTCCCAACGATATCTCCTGGAGCATATCCGAACAACACTACGGGACGATCTAGACCTTCCACGTCTAGAGAGTGCCCACTTCTCCGATGGAAGGTCTTTGTTCGATAATGAAATAGTGAAATTCGTTAATCCAAATCCAAGGGAAGCTACTACTTCAGCACAAGGAGGGGCAACGTCGTCTGCACAAGGAgggggaggaggtggaggaCAGGGGACAAGTAGTACTACTACTTCAGCACAAGCTAGTTAG